One part of the Arabidopsis thaliana chromosome 4, partial sequence genome encodes these proteins:
- a CDS encoding vacuole protein (FUNCTIONS IN: molecular_function unknown; INVOLVED IN: biological_process unknown; LOCATED IN: plasma membrane, vacuole; EXPRESSED IN: cultured cell; CONTAINS InterPro DOMAIN/s: Golgi apparatus membrane protein TVP15 (InterPro:IPR013714); Has 59 Blast hits to 59 proteins in 18 species: Archae - 0; Bacteria - 0; Metazoa - 0; Fungi - 0; Plants - 50; Viruses - 0; Other Eukaryotes - 9 (source: NCBI BLink).) yields the protein MDRTEEIEESPAGPSSGSAKLKLGNRADPFLVVCRCFSLVTSLIAILCVVVNVLAAVRSFRDSHDLFDGIFRCYAVVIACFVVLVETEWGFILKFSKVLEYWAGRGMLQIFVAVMTRAFPDYMTQKKDLLLLQNIASYLLLACGVIYVISGVLCIGFLKRARQQKEVSREQAVKDLEEIARRKEELEQLLLEHQSRDEDV from the exons ATGGATAGGACTGAGGAAATCGAAGAATCCCCCGCCGGACCTTCTTCCGGATCCGCGAAATTGAAGCTCGGAAACAGAGCAGATCCTTTCCTTGTTGTTTGTAGATGCTTCAGCCTCGTTACCTCTCTCATCGCCATTCTCTGTGTTGTCGTTAACGTTCTCGCTGCCGTTCGCTCCTTCCGTGACAGCCACGAT CTCTTCGATGGAATATTCCGGTGTTATGCTGTGGTGAttgcttgttttgttgttctcGTTGAGACTGAATGGGGTTTCATTCTCAAATTTTCCAAG GTTCTTGAATACTGGGCTGGTAGAGGAATGCTTCAAATTTT TGTTGCTGTGATGACAAGAGCTTTCCCTGACTATATGACTCAAAAGAAGGATCTCCTGCTTCTACAGAACATCGCAAGCTACTTGCTTCTTGCTTGTGGTGTTATCTATGTCATTTCT GGAGTTCTCTGCATCGGCTTTCTGAAGCGTGCTCGACAGCAAAAGGAAGTTTCAAGAGAACAAGCAGTCAAGGATCTTGAG GAGATAGCCCGACGCAAGGAAGAGTTGGAACAATTGCTCCTGGAGCATCAGAGTAGAGACGAAGACGTGTGA
- a CDS encoding vacuole protein (FUNCTIONS IN: molecular_function unknown; INVOLVED IN: biological_process unknown; LOCATED IN: plasma membrane; EXPRESSED IN: cultured cell; CONTAINS InterPro DOMAIN/s: Golgi apparatus membrane protein TVP15 (InterPro:IPR013714); Has 30201 Blast hits to 17322 proteins in 780 species: Archae - 12; Bacteria - 1396; Metazoa - 17338; Fungi - 3422; Plants - 5037; Viruses - 0; Other Eukaryotes - 2996 (source: NCBI BLink).) yields the protein MDRTEEIEESPAGPSSGSAKLKLGNRADPFLVVCRCFSLVTSLIAILCVVVNVLAAVRSFRDSHDLFDGIFRCYAVVIACFVVLVETEWGFILKFSKVLEYWAGRGMLQIFVAVMTRAFPDYMTQKKDLLLLQNIASYLLLACGVIYVISGVLCIGFLKRARQQKEVSREQAVKDLEIARRKEELEQLLLEHQSRDEDV from the exons ATGGATAGGACTGAGGAAATCGAAGAATCCCCCGCCGGACCTTCTTCCGGATCCGCGAAATTGAAGCTCGGAAACAGAGCAGATCCTTTCCTTGTTGTTTGTAGATGCTTCAGCCTCGTTACCTCTCTCATCGCCATTCTCTGTGTTGTCGTTAACGTTCTCGCTGCCGTTCGCTCCTTCCGTGACAGCCACGAT CTCTTCGATGGAATATTCCGGTGTTATGCTGTGGTGAttgcttgttttgttgttctcGTTGAGACTGAATGGGGTTTCATTCTCAAATTTTCCAAG GTTCTTGAATACTGGGCTGGTAGAGGAATGCTTCAAATTTT TGTTGCTGTGATGACAAGAGCTTTCCCTGACTATATGACTCAAAAGAAGGATCTCCTGCTTCTACAGAACATCGCAAGCTACTTGCTTCTTGCTTGTGGTGTTATCTATGTCATTTCT GGAGTTCTCTGCATCGGCTTTCTGAAGCGTGCTCGACAGCAAAAGGAAGTTTCAAGAGAACAAGCAGTCAAGGATCTTGAG ATAGCCCGACGCAAGGAAGAGTTGGAACAATTGCTCCTGGAGCATCAGAGTAGAGACGAAGACGTGTGA
- a CDS encoding vacuole protein, producing the protein MDRTEEIEESPAGPSSGSAKLKLGNRADPFLVVCRCFSLVTSLIAILCVVVNVLAAVRSFRDSHDLFDGIFRCYAVVIACFVVLVETEWGFILKFSKVLEYWAGRGMLQIFVAVMTRAFPDYMTQKKDLLLLQNIASYLLLACGVIYVISVRYHHSSYYITSAYSLSALAYC; encoded by the exons ATGGATAGGACTGAGGAAATCGAAGAATCCCCCGCCGGACCTTCTTCCGGATCCGCGAAATTGAAGCTCGGAAACAGAGCAGATCCTTTCCTTGTTGTTTGTAGATGCTTCAGCCTCGTTACCTCTCTCATCGCCATTCTCTGTGTTGTCGTTAACGTTCTCGCTGCCGTTCGCTCCTTCCGTGACAGCCACGAT CTCTTCGATGGAATATTCCGGTGTTATGCTGTGGTGAttgcttgttttgttgttctcGTTGAGACTGAATGGGGTTTCATTCTCAAATTTTCCAAG GTTCTTGAATACTGGGCTGGTAGAGGAATGCTTCAAATTTT TGTTGCTGTGATGACAAGAGCTTTCCCTGACTATATGACTCAAAAGAAGGATCTCCTGCTTCTACAGAACATCGCAAGCTACTTGCTTCTTGCTTGTGGTGTTATCTATGTCATTTCTGTACGCTATCACCATTCATCCTATTATATCACATCTGCTTATTCCCTCTCTGCTCTCGCTTATTGTTGA
- the EX1 gene encoding UvrB/UvrC domain protein (DUF3506) (EXECUTER1 (EX1); FUNCTIONS IN: DNA binding, nuclease activity; INVOLVED IN: response to singlet oxygen; LOCATED IN: thylakoid membrane; EXPRESSED IN: 23 plant structures; EXPRESSED DURING: 15 growth stages; CONTAINS InterPro DOMAIN/s: Protein of unknown function DUF3506 (InterPro:IPR021894), UvrB/UvrC protein (InterPro:IPR001943); BEST Arabidopsis thaliana protein match is: Protein of unknown function (DUF3506) (TAIR:AT1G27510.1); Has 30201 Blast hits to 17322 proteins in 780 species: Archae - 12; Bacteria - 1396; Metazoa - 17338; Fungi - 3422; Plants - 5037; Viruses - 0; Other Eukaryotes - 2996 (source: NCBI BLink).), with protein sequence MPSLSTPPSQNLAFSPAASATSSRLTPSSKRSFYPHRLPDPTALCRCSSSSGSNSSSSSSSDDNPRWDSAIQDVLKSAIKRFDSVLSWYATLDNDDGEQGSENVEKIDDDWDWDRWKKHFDQVDDQDRLLSVLKSQLNRAIKREDYEDAARLKVAIAATATNDAVGKVMSTFYRALLEERYKDAVYLRDKAGAGLVGWWSGISEDVKDPFGLIVQITAEHGRYVARSYNPRQLSTSAAGAPLFEIFLTLDGKGNYKKQAVYLKWKEIFPDVPTMPSRTLTPGRFLTSPGRKEDTGNLAVESSEDEESDNSDDDSDLLEESSGFQSFLRDMIPGVKVKVMKVTAPGRVDKDFISKVIEQIADEEDEENDLDIEDIDVEDDTKAEIDEKNADIELESVTDEIIDNNGGREIAVKFVIGDIVDRLSGNQPLKESLRSPANLESVENSSFYLRLEKDLNVKESKGVEGTTLVDGKGSRQSRRRIENIMGDLAKSIEKEKKISVKMLKDVGELLSLTLSQAQNRQQLSGLTKFRRIDVTPSLDPLDGLYIGAHGLYTSEVIHLKRKFGQWKGGKESKKPTDIEFYEYVEAVKLTGDPYVPAGKVAFRAKIGRRYELPHKGLIPEEFGVIARYKGQGRLADPGFRNPRWVDGELVILDGKYVKGGPVVGFVYWAPEYHFVMFFNRLRLQA encoded by the exons ATGCCTTCCTTATCCACCCCGCCGTCCCAAAATCTCGCCTTCTCCCCTGCCGCTTCTGCCACGTCATCCAGACTCACTCCCTCCTCCAAAAGATCTTTTTACCCTCATCGTCTCCCCGATCCCACCGCTCTCTGTCgctgctcctcctcctccggcagcaattcttcctcttcctcttcctccgaTGATAACCCTAGATGGGACTCTGCGATTCAGGATGTTCTCAAGAGCGCCATCAAACGCTTCGATTCGGTTTTGAGCTGGTACGCTACTCTGGATAACGATGATGGTGAGCAAGGATCGGAGAATGTCGagaagattgatgatgattggGATTGGGACCGTTGGAAGAAGCATTTCGATCAAGTTGATGACCAAGACCGTCTTCTCTCCGTCTTAAAG TCGCAATTGAATCGAGCCATTAAACGAGAAGACTATGAAGATGCTGCGAGGCTAAAGGTGGCAATTGCAGCTACTGCTACTAATGATGCTGTTGGCAAAGTCATGTCCACTTTTTAT AGAGCTCTTCTAGAAGAGCGTTACAAGGATGCAGTATACTTGCGAGACAAAGCTGGTGCTGGGTTG GTAGGGTGGTGGTCTGGTATTTCGGAAGATGTCAAAGATCCGTTTGGTCTTATTGTTCAAATTACTGCAGAGCATGGAAGATATGTGGCAAGAAGTTATAATCCTCG gCAACTTAGTACATCTGCTGCTGGTGCTCCTCTTTTTGAAATCTTTCTGACACTTGATGGGAAAGGGAACTACAAAAAGCAG GCTGTGTACTTAAAATGGAAGGAGATTTTTCCAGACGTACCAACTATGCCCTCCAGAACTTTGACTCCTGGTAGGTTTTTGACTTCACCTGGAAGGAAGGAAGATACTGGTAATCTTGCAGTTGAGAGtagtgaagatgaagagagtGATAACTCAGATGATGATTCTGATCTCCTTGAGGAATCTTCTGGTTTCCAGAGTTTCCTGCGAGATATGATTCCCGGGGTCAAGGTTAAGGTTATGAAAGTAACTGCGCCTGGAAGGGTGGATAAGGATTTCATCTCAAAAGTTATTGAGCAGATagctgatgaagaagatgaagagaacgATCTTGATATAGAAGATATAGATGTGGAAGATGACACTAAGGCTGAAATCGATGAAAAAAATGCTGACATTGAATTGGAATCTGTGACGGATGAAATCATTGACAACAACGGAGGAAGGGAAATCGCAGTGAAATTTGTGATAGGCGATATTGTTGATCGACTTTCTGGAAACCAACCTCTTAAAGAGTCACTTCGATCCCCTGCCAATCTGGAATCTGTGGAGAATTCTTCGTTTTATCTTCGGTTAGAGAAAGATTTAAACGTTAAAGAGTCTAAGGGTGTAGAAGGTACTACACTAGTTGATGGGAAAGGTAGCCGCCAGAGTAGACGTAGGATTGAAAACATTATGGGTGATTTGGCCAAATcaattgagaaagagaagaagatttctgTCAAG ATGCTTAAGGATGTTGGGGAGCTATTAAGCCTCACTCTCAGCCAGGCTCAAAACCGTCAACAGCTGTCGGGTTTGACAAAATTTCGTCGCATTGATGTGACACCATCACTAGATCCCCTAGACG GACTTTATATTGGCGCACATGGGCTATATACATCAGAAGTAATCCATTTAAAACGCAAATTTGGCCAGTGGAAAGGTGGAAAGGAGTCTAAGAAGCCAACAGATATCGAATTTTATGAATATGTTGAAGCTGTGAAATTAACTGGAGATCCGTATGTGCCTGCTGGGAAG GTTGCATTTCGGGCAAAGATTGGTAGACGTTATGAGCTCCCACATAAAGGACTCATCCCCGAAGAATTTGGAGTG ATTGCCAGATATAAAGGACAAGGTAGGCTTGCTGATCCTGGATTTCGTAATCCGAGATGGGTAGATGGCGAGCTTGTTATCCTCGATGGCAAG TATGTAAAAGGAGGACCTGTAGTTGGATTCGTCTATTGGGCACCTGAATATCACTTTGTGATGTTCTTCAACCGCCTGAGGCTTCAAGCCTAG
- a CDS encoding costars family protein (unknown protein; Has 30201 Blast hits to 17322 proteins in 780 species: Archae - 12; Bacteria - 1396; Metazoa - 17338; Fungi - 3422; Plants - 5037; Viruses - 0; Other Eukaryotes - 2996 (source: NCBI BLink).) — MNVDEEIQKLEEEIHRLGSRQTDGSYKVTFGVLFNDDRCANIFEALVGTLRAAKKRKIVAFEGELLLQGVHDKVEITLRPTPPPPQAAAATAASS, encoded by the exons atgaaCGTAGACGAAGAGATTCAGAAACTGGAAGAAGAGATCCATCGTCTTGGTTCTCGTCAGACCGATGGCTCTTACaag GTGACGTTTGGAGTGTTGTTCAATGACGATCGATGTGCCAACATCTTTGAAGCATTGGTTGGGACTCTGAGAGCTGCCAAGAAACGCAAAATAGTCGCATTTGAAGGTGAACTTTTGCTTCAAGGCGTTCACGATAAGGTTGAGATCACTCTCCGACCAACACCACCGCCACCGCaagctgctgctgctactGCAGCCTCCTCCTAA
- a CDS encoding costars family protein, which translates to MLKKNRYDKVFKPVKCAHFGLFNRIRRDKNESIELSSSETERVSSSIQSFYNIRLLRPEISKEEERMNVDEEIQKLEEEIHRLGSRQTDGSYKVTFGVLFNDDRCANIFEALVGTLRAAKKRKIVAFEGELLLQGVHDKVEITLRPTPPPPQAAAATAASS; encoded by the exons atgttgaagaaaaatcgGTACGATAAGGTTTTCAAACCGGTTAAGTGTGCGCATTTTGGTCTTTTCAACCGGATTAGGAGGGACAAGAATGAGTCCATCGAGCTGTCTTCGTCAGAAACAGAAAGagtctcttcttcaatccAATCTTTTTACAACATTAGGCTGTTGAGACCTGAAATctctaaggaagaagaaagaatgaaCGTAGACGAAGAGATTCAGAAACTGGAAGAAGAGATCCATCGTCTTGGTTCTCGTCAGACCGATGGCTCTTACaag GTGACGTTTGGAGTGTTGTTCAATGACGATCGATGTGCCAACATCTTTGAAGCATTGGTTGGGACTCTGAGAGCTGCCAAGAAACGCAAAATAGTCGCATTTGAAGGTGAACTTTTGCTTCAAGGCGTTCACGATAAGGTTGAGATCACTCTCCGACCAACACCACCGCCACCGCaagctgctgctgctactGCAGCCTCCTCCTAA